One window from the genome of Kiloniellales bacterium encodes:
- the aprB gene encoding adenylyl-sulfate reductase subunit beta, whose translation MPTYVYMTRCDGCGHCVDICPSDIMHIDKTYRRAFNIEPNMCWECYSCVKACPQNAIDARGYADFAPMGHSVRALREEAKGTISWKIKFRDGREKNFVSPIRTTPWGSIKGPAEYEAPSQDALKSQELAHEPDALNIEGGLPALRPDQLKQGVV comes from the coding sequence ATGCCGACATACGTTTACATGACCCGGTGCGACGGTTGCGGACACTGCGTCGATATCTGCCCGTCCGACATCATGCACATCGACAAGACCTACCGGCGGGCCTTCAACATCGAGCCCAACATGTGCTGGGAGTGCTATTCCTGCGTAAAGGCCTGCCCGCAGAACGCCATTGACGCACGCGGCTATGCCGACTTCGCCCCCATGGGCCACAGCGTCCGGGCGCTACGGGAGGAGGCCAAGGGCACGATCTCCTGGAAGATCAAGTTCCGGGACGGCCGCGAGAAGAACTTCGTCTCGCCGATCCGGACCACGCCCTGGGGATCGATCAAGGGACCGGCCGAATACGAGGCCCCCAGCCAGGATGCGCTGAAATCCCAGGAGCTGGCACACGAGCCCGACGCGCTCAACATCGAGGGCGGCCTGCCTGCCTTGAGGCCGGATCAACTCAAGCAGGGGGTGGTCTAG
- the aprA gene encoding adenylyl-sulfate reductase subunit alpha: MGLFNRRKTVHVDSDILVIGGGMAGCGSTYESRYWGRDLKIVCVEKANIERSGAVAQGLYAINCYMGMQWDENQPEDHVRYARNDLMGLVREDLGYDIARHVDSTVHKFEEWGLPIMKDPDTGRYLREGKWQIMIHGESYKPIVAEAARKAATEVYNRIMVTHLLMDKTKANRVAGAVGFNVRTGDFYVFRAKAVIVCAGGASHIFKPRAVGEGMGRTWYAPWSSASAYALPILAGAKMTQMENRIVLTRFKDGYGPVGAYFLHLKTYTQNAYGDEYESNWYEHTKNLVGDYIDRHPVPTCLRNHAILEEVKAGRGPIRMVTMEAFQDPHKETVGWENFLGMTIGQAVVWASQNIDPKHTNPELTTSEPYVMGSHATCSGAWASGPEDYAPDEYQWGYNRMMTVEGLFGAGDTIGGTAHKFSSGSFTEGRIAGKAAVNYVNDLGNDVPDVSEQEYQDLEKVVFQPMENYQVGRNEIVAGTVSPSYLLPINGLQRLEKIMDEYVGGISAHYTTNEPMLTRGLELLHMLKEDLSYLGAEDLHQLQRAWELQHRVLASECVTQHTMFRTETRWPGYYYRADHPKLDDTDWHCFTISQFDRESGNWELEKAPVYHIVD; encoded by the coding sequence GTGGGGCTGTTCAACCGCCGGAAGACGGTTCACGTCGATTCCGACATCCTGGTGATCGGCGGCGGCATGGCCGGCTGCGGGTCGACCTACGAGTCCCGGTACTGGGGCCGCGACCTGAAGATCGTCTGCGTCGAGAAGGCGAACATCGAGCGCAGCGGCGCCGTCGCGCAGGGGCTCTATGCGATCAACTGCTACATGGGCATGCAATGGGACGAGAACCAGCCCGAGGACCATGTCCGCTACGCCCGCAACGACCTCATGGGGCTGGTGCGCGAGGATCTGGGCTACGACATCGCCCGGCACGTCGACTCCACGGTGCACAAGTTCGAGGAGTGGGGCCTGCCGATCATGAAGGACCCGGACACCGGGCGGTATCTGCGCGAGGGCAAGTGGCAGATCATGATCCACGGTGAGAGCTACAAGCCGATCGTCGCCGAGGCCGCGCGCAAGGCCGCCACCGAGGTCTACAACCGGATCATGGTGACCCACCTGCTGATGGACAAGACGAAGGCCAATCGGGTCGCCGGGGCCGTCGGCTTCAACGTCCGCACCGGTGATTTCTATGTCTTCCGCGCCAAGGCGGTCATCGTCTGCGCCGGCGGCGCGTCGCACATCTTCAAGCCCCGCGCGGTCGGGGAAGGCATGGGACGGACCTGGTATGCCCCCTGGAGCAGCGCCTCCGCCTATGCCCTGCCGATCCTGGCCGGCGCCAAGATGACGCAGATGGAGAACCGCATCGTCCTGACCCGCTTCAAGGACGGCTACGGCCCGGTTGGCGCCTACTTCCTGCACCTCAAGACCTACACTCAGAACGCCTATGGCGACGAGTACGAGTCCAACTGGTACGAGCACACCAAGAACCTGGTCGGCGACTACATCGACCGGCACCCGGTGCCGACCTGCCTGCGCAACCACGCCATCCTGGAGGAGGTCAAGGCCGGCAGGGGCCCGATCCGCATGGTGACGATGGAGGCCTTCCAGGACCCCCACAAGGAGACCGTCGGCTGGGAGAACTTCCTCGGCATGACGATCGGCCAGGCGGTCGTCTGGGCGTCGCAGAACATCGACCCCAAGCACACCAATCCCGAGCTGACCACCTCCGAGCCCTACGTCATGGGCTCCCACGCCACCTGCTCCGGCGCCTGGGCGAGCGGGCCGGAAGACTACGCCCCCGACGAGTACCAGTGGGGCTACAACCGGATGATGACCGTCGAGGGGCTGTTCGGCGCCGGCGACACCATCGGCGGCACCGCCCACAAGTTCTCGTCGGGCTCCTTCACGGAAGGCCGGATCGCCGGCAAGGCGGCGGTCAACTACGTCAACGACCTGGGCAACGACGTGCCGGACGTCAGCGAGCAGGAGTACCAGGATCTCGAGAAGGTCGTCTTCCAGCCCATGGAGAACTACCAGGTCGGCCGCAACGAGATCGTCGCGGGCACCGTTTCGCCGAGCTATCTCCTGCCGATCAACGGCCTGCAGCGACTCGAGAAGATCATGGACGAGTACGTCGGCGGCATCAGCGCCCACTACACGACCAACGAGCCCATGCTGACCCGCGGGCTGGAGCTGCTGCACATGCTGAAGGAAGACCTCAGCTATCTCGGGGCCGAAGACCTTCACCAGCTTCAGCGGGCCTGGGAGCTTCAGCACCGGGTGCTGGCTTCGGAGTGCGTGACCCAGCACACCATGTTCCGGACCGAGACCAGGTGGCCGGGCTACTACTACCGGGCCGATCATCCGAAGCTGGACGACACCGATTGGCACTGCTTCACGATCTCCCAGTTCGACCGGGAATCCGGGAACTGGGAGCTGGAGAAGGCCCCCGTCTACCACATCGTCGACTGA
- the sat gene encoding sulfate adenylyltransferase has translation MSKLVPPHGGGALRPLLLDEEQRSAELKRAEGLKAVPMTSRESSDLVMLAMGAYTPLEGFMRHDDWRRVCTDLSLESGIFWPIPITLSCDRDLAGSIGAGEEVALVDAESGLLMAVMTVEEKYKIDPRLESSEVFRTTDEKHPGVAKVLAQGEVNLAGPVRALSEGVWPRSYPGLYLRPAETRARFEALGWSKVAAFQTRNPMHRSHEYLAKVAVEVCDGLLIHQVLGKLKPGDIPADVRVQAINALVENYFVADTVIQAGYPIEMRYAGPREALLHALFRQNFGCSHLVVGRDHAGVGDYYGPFDAHDIFEELAPGSLETAPLKIDVTFYCEICRAIATGRTCPHDESHRLAISGTRLRAMFANREPIPHEFSRPEVLKVLQAHYESES, from the coding sequence ATGTCCAAGCTGGTCCCGCCCCACGGCGGGGGAGCGCTCCGGCCCCTGCTGCTCGATGAAGAGCAACGCTCCGCCGAGCTGAAGCGGGCGGAGGGGCTGAAGGCCGTGCCCATGACCAGCCGGGAGAGCTCCGATCTCGTCATGCTGGCGATGGGCGCCTACACGCCGCTCGAGGGCTTCATGAGGCACGACGACTGGCGGCGTGTCTGCACGGATCTGAGCCTGGAGAGCGGCATCTTCTGGCCGATCCCCATCACGCTGTCCTGCGACCGGGACCTGGCCGGCAGCATCGGCGCCGGCGAGGAGGTGGCCCTGGTCGACGCGGAGTCGGGTCTGCTCATGGCCGTGATGACGGTCGAAGAGAAGTACAAGATCGACCCGCGGCTGGAGAGCTCCGAGGTGTTTCGGACCACCGACGAGAAGCACCCCGGCGTCGCCAAGGTCCTGGCGCAGGGCGAGGTCAACCTGGCCGGGCCGGTCAGGGCCTTGAGCGAAGGCGTCTGGCCGCGCAGCTACCCGGGTCTCTACCTACGGCCGGCCGAGACGCGCGCCCGCTTCGAGGCGCTGGGCTGGTCGAAGGTGGCCGCCTTCCAGACCCGCAATCCCATGCACCGCAGCCACGAGTATCTGGCCAAGGTCGCCGTCGAAGTCTGCGACGGGCTCTTGATCCACCAGGTTCTCGGCAAGCTCAAGCCGGGCGACATACCGGCCGATGTCCGCGTTCAGGCGATCAATGCCCTGGTCGAGAACTACTTCGTGGCCGACACCGTGATTCAGGCGGGCTATCCGATCGAGATGCGCTATGCCGGCCCGCGCGAGGCCCTGCTGCACGCTCTCTTTCGGCAGAACTTCGGCTGTTCCCATCTGGTCGTCGGCCGCGACCATGCGGGCGTCGGCGACTACTACGGCCCCTTCGACGCGCACGACATCTTCGAAGAGCTGGCGCCCGGGAGCCTGGAAACCGCGCCCCTGAAAATCGACGTCACCTTCTACTGCGAGATCTGCCGCGCCATCGCGACCGGCCGAACCTGCCCGCACGACGAGAGCCACCGGCTGGCGATCTCGGGAACGCGCCTCCGGGCCATGTTCGCCAACCGGGAGCCGATCCCCCACGAGTTCAGCCGGCCCGAGGTGCTCAAGGTCCTGCAAGCGCATTACGAGAGCGAGAGCTGA
- a CDS encoding phosphodiesterase, giving the protein MAAMKIAQISDTHILARGADEARGPRRAENLRRCVADINRQRPDAVIHTGDTVQHGLPEEYEHLREILAPLEAPLYLIPGNRDRRDALREAFGDKAYLPRNGEFLHYTVDDHALRLVALDSTAPGERKGVYCRERQAWLDETLGRAPDRPTLLFIHHPPFDIDDHYIGGYRRPGEAEDLAAVVGRHPQVLRLLCGHVHCPTRRSWAGTEATTMPSVAVDVRKGIDETEAKDRPIYLLHVLSEDGGLVSESRTVAD; this is encoded by the coding sequence ATGGCGGCCATGAAGATCGCCCAGATCAGCGACACCCACATCCTGGCGCGCGGCGCCGATGAGGCCCGGGGGCCGCGACGGGCAGAGAACCTCAGGCGCTGCGTCGCGGACATCAACCGCCAGCGGCCCGATGCGGTGATCCATACCGGCGACACGGTGCAGCACGGCCTGCCCGAGGAATACGAGCACCTGCGCGAGATCCTCGCGCCCCTGGAGGCGCCGCTCTACCTGATCCCCGGCAACCGCGACAGGCGCGACGCCCTGCGCGAGGCCTTCGGCGATAAGGCCTATCTGCCCAGGAACGGCGAATTCCTCCACTACACGGTCGACGACCACGCTCTGCGCTTGGTCGCGCTCGATTCGACGGCGCCGGGAGAACGCAAGGGGGTCTACTGCCGCGAGCGCCAGGCCTGGCTCGACGAGACCCTGGGCCGCGCGCCGGACCGGCCGACGCTTCTCTTCATCCACCATCCGCCCTTTGACATCGACGACCACTACATCGGCGGCTACCGCCGGCCCGGCGAGGCCGAGGACCTGGCCGCCGTGGTCGGGCGTCACCCCCAGGTGCTGCGGCTGCTGTGCGGCCACGTGCACTGCCCGACCCGCCGGTCCTGGGCCGGCACCGAGGCGACCACCATGCCCAGCGTCGCGGTCGACGTGCGCAAGGGCATCGACGAAACCGAGGCCAAGGACCGGCCGATCTACCTGCTGCACGTCCTGTCGGAGGACGGCGGCCTGGTCAGCGAATCAAGAACCGTCGCCGACTGA
- the dtd gene encoding D-aminoacyl-tRNA deacylase yields the protein MRALIQRTSGASVSVDGAVVGEIGEGLVVLVCAMRDDGEAESAWLAGKTVKLRIFRDEAGRMNRSLLDLGGSALIVSQFTLAAETKGNRPGFSTAAAPEDGERLYEHFKAEVEAQGVTVASGRFGAEMKVSLVNDGPVTIWLDTAQR from the coding sequence ATGCGTGCGCTGATCCAGAGGACGTCCGGCGCGAGCGTCAGCGTCGACGGCGCGGTTGTCGGCGAGATCGGCGAGGGGCTGGTCGTCCTGGTCTGCGCGATGCGGGACGACGGCGAGGCGGAAAGCGCGTGGCTCGCGGGCAAGACGGTCAAGCTGCGCATCTTCCGCGACGAGGCGGGCCGCATGAACCGCTCGCTGCTGGACCTCGGCGGATCGGCGCTCATCGTCAGCCAGTTCACCCTGGCGGCCGAGACCAAGGGCAACCGGCCCGGCTTCTCCACCGCCGCCGCGCCGGAGGACGGTGAGCGCCTCTACGAGCACTTCAAGGCCGAGGTCGAGGCGCAGGGCGTCACCGTGGCCAGCGGCCGCTTCGGCGCCGAGATGAAGGTGTCGCTGGTCAACGACGGCCCGGTGACCATCTGGCTCGACACCGCCCAGCGCTGA
- a CDS encoding CDGSH iron-sulfur domain-containing protein, translating into MGEEKPKIACLPNGPYHLLNDMTPKVVPHLRSSSGEPRETVTGVALCRCGGSQNKPFCDGTHGKNGFTDEKLTDGSADKRDRYVGKKITIHDIRGVCAHIGHCTDNLKSVFKLGEEPWIDPDGATTEEIIQTIKKCPSGALSYSIEDVEHKDNAGEPMVTVLKDGPYAVTGGIELLGQEMAEGTSREHYTLCRCGGSKNKPFCDGTHWSIGFKDEKN; encoded by the coding sequence ATGGGCGAGGAGAAACCGAAGATCGCGTGCCTTCCGAACGGGCCTTACCACCTGCTCAACGACATGACCCCCAAGGTCGTGCCCCATCTCCGCAGTTCCAGCGGGGAACCCCGTGAGACCGTGACCGGGGTCGCCCTGTGCCGTTGCGGCGGGTCGCAGAACAAGCCGTTCTGCGACGGCACGCACGGCAAGAACGGCTTCACGGACGAGAAGCTGACGGACGGCTCCGCCGACAAGCGCGACCGCTACGTGGGCAAGAAGATCACGATTCACGACATCCGCGGCGTCTGCGCGCACATCGGTCACTGCACGGACAATCTCAAATCCGTGTTCAAGCTGGGCGAGGAGCCCTGGATCGACCCGGACGGCGCGACCACCGAAGAGATCATCCAGACCATCAAGAAGTGCCCGTCGGGCGCGCTCAGCTACTCGATCGAGGACGTCGAGCACAAGGACAATGCCGGCGAACCGATGGTCACGGTGCTGAAGGACGGCCCCTACGCCGTTACCGGCGGGATCGAGTTGCTCGGTCAGGAGATGGCTGAGGGCACCTCGCGCGAGCACTATACGCTCTGCCGCTGCGGCGGCTCGAAGAACAAGCCCTTCTGCGACGGGACGCACTGGAGCATCGGCTTCAAGGATGAAAAAAACTAG